Proteins found in one Dermochelys coriacea isolate rDerCor1 chromosome 17, rDerCor1.pri.v4, whole genome shotgun sequence genomic segment:
- the TXNDC17 gene encoding thioredoxin domain-containing protein 17: MKKNIRVPGVANPSRACPFTAAVGPAPGRRLLVRRRTAAPGAGGGAMGWQEKAVGGYGEFVQAAQQSRGRPVFALFCGDKDAQGRSWCPDCVTAEPIVRSELNSLPDGSVFIYCQVGDRAYWKDPNNEFRKNLKLTAVPTLLKYGTPQKLVEEECLNRELVHMLFTED, from the exons ATGAAGAAAAACATAAGGGTGCCCGGGGTGGCCAATCCTAGCCGCGCGTGTCCTTTCACGGCCGCCGTAGGCCCCGCCCCCGGGAGGCGGCTCTTAGTGCGCAGGCGTACCGCCGCCCCAGGAGCAGGCGGCGGGGCCATGGGCTGGCAGGAGAAGGCGGTGGGCGGCTATGGCGAGTTCGTGCAGGCGGCGCAGCAGAGCCGCGGCCGGCCCGTCTTCGCCTTGTTCTGCGGGGACAAGGATGCCCAGGGCAGGAGCTGGTGCCCGGACTGCGTCACTG CTGAACCAATTGTGCGGAGTGAATTAAATAGCCTGCCTGATGGATCTGTATTCATCTACTGCCAAGTAGGAGACCGAGCCTA CTGGAAAGACCCCAACAATGAGTTCAGAAAGAATCTGAAACTAACTGCAGTGCCAACGCTACTTAAATATGGGACA cctCAGAAATTGGTAGAAGAAGAATGTCTTAACAGAGAgcttgtgcacatgttgtttactGAAGATTAA